In a single window of the Aridibaculum aurantiacum genome:
- a CDS encoding DEAD/DEAH box helicase: MTFKDFKINKQLVNALDDLGYTTPTTIQQKVFSVVMSGADVCGIAQTGTGKTLAYLLPLLNQWKFSKEKNPQVLVLVPTRELVAQVVETVKKLATYMSVEAIGVYGGTNINTQKLELQNGVDVLVATPGRLFDLAMAGAFKVKSIKKLVIDEVDEMLNLGFRSQLKNILELLPDNRQNLLFSATLIEEVEELMNEYFDTPTRIEAAPAGTPVENIVQQAYEVPNFNTKVNLLKLLLQEDETMTKVLVFAASRKQADDLFEQLESTFPEQAGVIHSNKEQNHRFNTVRQFKDGSYRFIIATDIVARGIDVAEVTHVINFDVPPVPENYIHRIGRTGRADKQGIAISFIAEKEQEARKAIEELMGVEIPVLPLPPHLEISSVLTEDEIPKVHMKEIQVKLPKREERGASFHEKSAKNSKTNKKVTRRDQMKKKYGKPITKRGKRR; the protein is encoded by the coding sequence GTTTGTGGTATTGCGCAAACGGGTACAGGTAAAACATTGGCTTATTTGCTTCCGCTGCTAAACCAGTGGAAATTTTCTAAAGAAAAGAACCCGCAGGTGCTGGTACTGGTGCCTACCAGAGAACTGGTAGCACAAGTGGTAGAAACGGTGAAAAAGCTGGCAACCTATATGTCAGTAGAGGCAATAGGTGTATACGGTGGCACCAATATAAATACTCAAAAGCTGGAGCTGCAAAATGGCGTGGATGTGCTGGTGGCAACACCCGGTAGGTTGTTTGACCTGGCAATGGCCGGTGCATTCAAAGTGAAGAGCATCAAAAAACTGGTTATAGACGAAGTGGACGAGATGCTGAACCTTGGCTTTCGCTCACAGCTGAAAAACATCCTGGAACTGCTTCCGGATAACAGGCAGAACCTTTTATTTTCTGCCACACTTATAGAAGAAGTGGAGGAATTGATGAATGAATATTTTGATACACCTACACGCATAGAAGCTGCACCCGCAGGTACGCCTGTAGAGAACATAGTTCAGCAGGCATACGAGGTGCCTAACTTCAATACCAAAGTAAACCTGCTGAAGTTATTGTTGCAGGAAGATGAGACGATGACAAAGGTGCTGGTATTTGCTGCATCGCGCAAGCAGGCCGATGACCTGTTTGAGCAGTTGGAAAGTACATTTCCTGAACAGGCTGGTGTTATACATTCTAATAAGGAACAGAACCATCGTTTCAACACGGTGAGGCAGTTCAAGGATGGATCGTATCGTTTTATTATAGCTACTGATATTGTAGCGCGTGGTATAGATGTAGCCGAAGTAACGCACGTAATCAATTTTGATGTACCACCTGTGCCTGAAAATTACATACATCGCATTGGCCGTACAGGTCGTGCTGATAAGCAGGGTATAGCTATTAGTTTTATAGCTGAAAAAGAACAGGAAGCCCGTAAGGCAATAGAAGAATTGATGGGTGTAGAAATTCCTGTATTACCGTTGCCGCCGCACCTTGAGATTTCTTCAGTGCTTACCGAAGATGAGATACCTAAGGTGCACATGAAGGAGATACAGGTGAAACTGCCAAAGCGGGAGGAGCGCGGTGCATCGTTTCATGAAAAGTCGGCTAAGAACAGCAAGACCAATAAAAAAGTTACCCGCCGCGACCAAATGAAAAAGAAGTATGGTAAACCAATAACCAAGAGAGGGAAGAGGCGGTAG